Within the Nitrospiraceae bacterium genome, the region ATTGGCAATGTTGACGAAGGCTTTAAGTAAATGAATGCTGGAAATGCCAATCAACGAGGCTGCGAGTTTCACTTTGATCGTGCCCGGGTCAATATGGCTGAGCCAATCCGGTCGATCAGGATGACTCTCCAGACTTATTTTACTGACAAATGTCGCATATCCTCCGATGACGACCATGGTGAGCAGATTGGCCACCATGGTGATATCCACCAGGGTGAGGATTCCTAACATAAACACGGTTTCGGTGAGGGTGCCAATTTCATGCACCATGTGCCACAGTTCGGTTAAAAATTTCCAGGCATAGAGCACTTCGGCGAGGATTAACCCACCATATAGGGGTGCTTGTATCCACCGGCTGGCAAAAATGCCCATTTCGAATATGTGTTCGATCCAATGGGGAATGTCTGCCGGTGGGGAACCAAGAGGAGAATCCGGTGAAGTCGGGGATTGGGCCATAAAAACCTCCTTTGAAAAAATGTTGAATCAACGCGTAAAGCTTTCCGGTTTGTCCGGGAACATGACCGTCTTAGGAACGCATGCAAACAATGCTCTTTAAACGTTCTGAGAGTGATCGTTGGCGCAGAATGTAATGTGAGAAAAAAAGGAAGGCACATCATTCCAAGTTGATCACTTACTGTTGATAGGTAAGAAATTTTATAAGTGAGGAGGAATGATCAAGATTGGGACGGAACGTGGGTGACTACGAAATTGAAGCGAAGGGCTGAAATTGTTTTCTTGAATGTGGTGGTCGGTTTGGCAAATATACTGGGAGCGTGAAATCAGATCAAGTTTTCTAAGAGATGGTCCCCGTGAGGAGTTCTATTTTCATATCAGATGGCATCGGCCACGGACATATCAGGCGGTGGCCGATGCATGCATACGCTCTCCCACACCCCATGCCGGTGAACTTCCTCAGAAAACCAGTGTCACCGAGAACTGTAGGATGCGCCCGGTATCAAGTTTCTCTTTATCCTGAACCGTCAGTGACCATTTTCCCTTTGGAATTTTGCCGACGAATGCCAGGAGGTCCGGTGTCGTGGTGACATCATAGGTAGTGTGGATATTATCAGTGCCGCCTCCAATTCGATTATGAAGCACAATGGATGATACTCCTGTTGAATTGGGGGGTACCAGCTTAATGATCAAATCACCGATATACGAATGCTCAATATCCACTCCGATCTTGACGGAGGTGAGCGGGGTGGTCTCGGCCACTTGTAGAGAGAGTTGTGAGGTTTGAAGGTCGCGAATGGGAATGATGGCGGTGGAAGTATGGACAGTGGTAGGCGTTGGAA harbors:
- a CDS encoding TIGR00645 family protein; its protein translation is MAQSPTSPDSPLGSPPADIPHWIEHIFEMGIFASRWIQAPLYGGLILAEVLYAWKFLTELWHMVHEIGTLTETVFMLGILTLVDITMVANLLTMVVIGGYATFVSKISLESHPDRPDWLSHIDPGTIKVKLAASLIGISSIHLLKAFVNIANVPIEHIQWQIIIHLTFLGSAVLLAWTDKIMTKAKNH